One Fundidesulfovibrio magnetotacticus genomic window carries:
- a CDS encoding bacteriohemerythrin, translating to MINAPDVWDPTLDVGDPIIDGQHRTLYRMIVDLDKSMSREAFGQAVLDALNGMKAYARTHFQHEEDLMERSAWPGLVAHKALHTSFMQKAAQFGGNALADSEWTSLDMLRYLMDWLVKHIRVHDRAFFTWLSQR from the coding sequence GTGATCAACGCACCAGACGTTTGGGACCCCACCCTGGATGTCGGAGACCCCATCATCGACGGACAGCACCGCACCCTCTACCGCATGATCGTGGACCTGGACAAAAGCATGAGCCGCGAGGCCTTCGGGCAGGCCGTCCTGGACGCCCTCAACGGCATGAAGGCCTATGCCCGCACGCATTTCCAGCATGAGGAAGACCTCATGGAGCGCTCTGCCTGGCCGGGCCTTGTCGCCCACAAGGCGCTTCACACCTCCTTCATGCAGAAGGCCGCCCAGTTCGGCGGCAACGCCCTGGCCGACAGCGAATGGACCTCACTGGACATGTTGCGTTACTTGATGGACTGGCTGGTCAAGCACATCCGCGTGCACGACCGGGCCTTCTTCACCTGGCTTTCCCAGCGCTGA